One window from the genome of Carassius carassius chromosome 15, fCarCar2.1, whole genome shotgun sequence encodes:
- the LOC132159005 gene encoding THAP domain-containing protein 3-like — MVNSCVCFGCNNSNLSGHRVHRFPNKKHKDFRAWICFVQAKRSNFAASSLTRHTVVCEKHFTPDSYNQGDLMEFRMGFRRKEWVRLANGAVPSVHASPPAKSGGSEESNVNVSTSRESARRKRELCTILGESAASKDGAGATATSDPDGDGDISTMDPEPELI; from the exons atggtgaattcttgtgtttgttttggatgcaacaactccaacttgtctggccatcgggtccaccgatttccaaacaagaaacacaaagattTCCGTGCTTGGATATGTTTCGTCCAGGCAAAGAGAAGCAATTTCGCTGCCTCCTCGTTGACAAGACACACGGTGGTATGTGAAAAACACTTCACACCGGACAGCTACAACCAAGGAGATCTTATGGAATTTCGCATGGGATTTCGACGAAAAGAGTGGGTTAGGCTGGCAAATGGAGCTGTGCCATCGGTGCATGCAAGTCCACCTGCAAAATCTGGCGGGAGTGAAGAGTCTAACGTTAATGTTAGCACTAGCAGAGAATCTGCACGTCGAAAACGGGAGCTTTGCACA ATTTTGGGAGAGAGTGCTGCCAGCAAAGACGGGGCGGGTGCAACTGCCACTTCAGATCCTGATGGAGATGGAGACATCTCTACAATGGACCCTGAGCCAGAACTGATTTAG